Genomic DNA from Patescibacteria group bacterium:
AAAGAAAAATGGGGGAAAAAAATAAGGGGATCAAAGATAATTTCAAGGAAAGAATTCCGGCAATTGCCGAATGATATTCCGATAATAATAACCAGCAGTATGTTTACACAAATAAGTAATCAGCTAAAAGAAGAGGGATTTACAAATTTTCATTATATACGCAGCTGGCTATGTGAAAAACGTTTTTTCCTTAAATATAGCGATTTTTTCATTAAACTCCTAGAAGATATTAAAGAACAAACCAATATGGATAGCGAAGAGCAGTTTACCCTCTATTCCGGCATGGTGGCAACGTCTAAATTGCCTGGTGAGGTGGCTGAAGTTGGGGTATATAAGGGGGGTTCTGCCAAAATTCTTTGCGAAACAAAAGGAAATAAAAAGTTATATTTATTTGACACCTTCGAAGGTATCCCCAAGAAGGAAATTACTAAGGGGGACTTAGTAAAGCCTAACTGGCTAAACGAAACTTCGTTAGAAGGAGTTAAAGAATATTTAAAGGACTATCAAAACATATTTTTATACAAGGGGCTATTCCCTGAAACTGCAAAAGATATTTCAAACAAACTTTTTTGTTTTGTACATTTAGATGCCGATACTTACAAAGGCACCCTGGAAGGGCTTAAATTTTTCTGGCCAAAAATGGTCAAAGGAGGAAGAATTGTGGTTCACGACTACAACAATAAAACTTTACCGGGGGTAAAAAAAGCTTTCAAAGAATTTTTTAAAGATAATCCTGAATTAATAATTGATATTGCCGATACCCAAGGAATGGTGATT
This window encodes:
- a CDS encoding macrocin O-methyltransferase, with the protein product MFTQISNQLKEEGFTNFHYIRSWLCEKRFFLKYSDFFIKLLEDIKEQTNMDSEEQFTLYSGMVATSKLPGEVAEVGVYKGGSAKILCETKGNKKLYLFDTFEGIPKKEITKGDLVKPNWLNETSLEGVKEYLKDYQNIFLYKGLFPETAKDISNKLFCFVHLDADTYKGTLEGLKFFWPKMVKGGRIVVHDYNNKTLPGVKKAFKEFFKDNPELIIDIADTQGMVIKNR